The following are encoded together in the Rhodothermaceae bacterium genome:
- a CDS encoding carbamoyltransferase gives MTYILGISCWYHDAAACLLRDGEILAAAQEERFTRIKHDASLPVNAINWCLGHAGIKAEELSAVAYYDKPFQKFERILETYLASVPRGIPSFLKAMPVWLKRSLWIPEILRKEIGFRGKLLFCEHHESHAASAFFPSPFDQAAILTTDGVGEWATTSIGVGHQSRLVLEKEIHFPHSLGLLYSTFTGYCGFRVNSGEYKLMGLAPYGEPKYVQTILDELIDLKEDGSYRLNLRYFAFPWGLRMYSREFERLFDGPARTPESSITRKEIDLARSIQVVTERAVLQMARQAGKVSGDRKLCMAGGVALNCVANGKILESGLFEKIWIQPASGDAGGALGAALMAWHQYMRSPREVGRRDTMKGATLGSSHTTDEIRTVLDCASLLYEELDDDALCRRVAELLVGQKVIGWFQGRMEYGPRALGSRSILADPRNLAMQQHVNRSIKFRESFRPFAPAVLAEKCSEWFDLENESPYMLLTAQVKGAHIEGDGLERQQNIESPIAAVTHVDGSARVQTVCSQDHPLFYRLLQEFEVKTGCPVLINTSFNVRGEPIVCTPQDAVNCFNNTRMDILAIGSFLVQKDRQRGYRECDTA, from the coding sequence ATGACCTATATTCTCGGCATCAGCTGTTGGTATCATGATGCAGCTGCCTGTTTACTGAGGGACGGGGAAATCCTTGCGGCTGCTCAGGAAGAACGCTTTACACGGATCAAGCATGATGCGTCACTGCCCGTGAATGCGATTAACTGGTGTCTTGGTCATGCGGGAATCAAAGCGGAAGAACTTAGTGCAGTTGCATACTACGATAAGCCGTTTCAGAAATTCGAAAGGATCCTGGAGACATACCTGGCGAGTGTTCCCCGGGGAATTCCGTCCTTTCTGAAGGCCATGCCAGTGTGGCTGAAGCGAAGTCTTTGGATCCCGGAAATTCTTCGTAAAGAGATCGGCTTTCGTGGGAAGCTGCTATTCTGTGAGCACCATGAAAGCCATGCCGCGAGTGCCTTTTTTCCGTCCCCATTTGATCAGGCAGCAATCCTGACAACGGATGGAGTAGGGGAATGGGCAACGACCTCAATCGGAGTTGGTCATCAGTCTCGCCTCGTACTTGAAAAAGAAATTCATTTCCCCCATTCGCTGGGGCTTCTCTACAGCACGTTCACGGGGTATTGCGGTTTTCGGGTGAATTCCGGGGAATATAAACTGATGGGGTTGGCACCGTATGGAGAGCCAAAGTATGTACAAACGATTCTGGACGAGTTAATTGACCTGAAAGAAGATGGCTCCTACCGACTGAATCTTCGGTATTTTGCTTTTCCATGGGGACTGCGGATGTACTCTCGCGAATTTGAGCGCCTCTTTGATGGTCCTGCCCGAACTCCTGAATCTTCAATTACTCGCAAAGAAATTGATCTTGCCCGTTCTATCCAGGTTGTGACCGAGCGCGCGGTTCTGCAAATGGCTCGGCAGGCAGGCAAGGTTTCAGGTGACCGGAAGCTCTGTATGGCAGGTGGAGTTGCGTTGAATTGTGTGGCGAACGGGAAAATTTTGGAATCAGGTCTCTTTGAAAAAATATGGATCCAGCCTGCTTCCGGGGATGCGGGCGGCGCACTCGGTGCAGCGTTGATGGCATGGCATCAATATATGCGATCTCCCCGCGAGGTGGGCAGGCGCGATACAATGAAGGGTGCCACATTGGGGTCCTCACACACAACGGACGAGATCCGTACGGTACTGGATTGCGCTTCACTCCTATATGAGGAGCTGGATGACGATGCTTTATGTCGGCGGGTCGCTGAATTATTGGTAGGTCAGAAAGTGATCGGCTGGTTTCAAGGACGAATGGAATATGGTCCGCGTGCATTGGGAAGCCGCAGTATTTTGGCAGATCCCCGGAACCTGGCGATGCAGCAACATGTGAATCGATCCATTAAGTTCAGGGAGAGTTTTCGACCATTTGCACCGGCAGTGCTGGCGGAAAAATGCAGTGAATGGTTCGATCTCGAAAATGAAAGCCCGTATATGCTTTTGACCGCACAGGTCAAGGGGGCCCACATAGAGGGAGATGGTCTGGAGAGGCAGCAGAATATAGAGTCGCCCATTGCAGCGGTGACCCATGTAGATGGTTCTGCCCGTGTTCAAACAGTGTGCAGTCAGGATCACCCCCTATTCTACCGGTTACTGCAGGAATTTGAAGTCAAGACGGGATGCCCTGTCCTCATCAATACCAGCTTTAATGTTCGAGGAGAGCCCATCGTATGCACTCCTCAGGATGCAGTGAACTGTTTCAATAATACCCGTATGGATATTTTGGCGATTGGCTCTTTTTTGGTGCAAAAGGATCGTCAGCGAGGTTACAGAGAGTGCGATACGGCTTAG
- a CDS encoding valine--tRNA ligase produces MKDKRGRTSPYDPKTTEARWYEYWESKGFFRADRLSGHPPHTIMMPPPNVTGALHMGHALQDTVQDALTRMRRMQGREALWMPGKDHAGIATQNVVERALKEEEKKSRFDLGREAFIEKVWEWVDEYGDRILQQKRRLGDSCDWERERFTMDPGYVKAVQTVFVKLYEAGLIYRGHYLVNWCPKDRTALSDEEVDNVERDGFLWHIRYPLADGSGHITVATTRPETMLGDVAVAVNPKDERYTDLVNKQVELPLTGRNIPVIADHYVQQEFGTGVLKITPGHDKNDFEVGKRHELEIFSVIAEDGTLTEECGPYAGIDRFEARERIVKDLEAGGLLGKIEPYKSTVPISQRSKAVVEPLLSRQWFVKMKPLAEPAITAVRDGTIKFYPRRWENEYFRWLEGIRDWCISRQLWWGHRIPVWYYTDSRGEVDEAQGFVVSIEQPEPGMVQEEDVLDTWFSSWLFPFATLGWPEEDPETQADLEYFHPTDVLVSGYDILFFWIARMIMASLYFTGQVPYRDIFITGMIKDKLGRWMSKSLGNGIDPLELIEEYGADAVRFYLTILCAQGQDIRLDPAGFQMGRNFSNKIWNAFNVFGRFIEPKKEYRRTRSIEELELVERWMLTRLAECIESVEGALVRYRLNEAANLLYTTFRSDYCDWYLELVKPQSGSTLSEESIALAIEIYEQLIQLLHPFMPFITEELWHRLRPRAEGEACMVSRWPVANDERDTVGAEQFTFLQEAVTSIRHLRSRYGVAPGKKIEVTLSVSEEQSGLTEVMIAHTEYFAKLARVERLHVGVDLPKPPQSTSTVVGSAVVYVQGMVDPAEERERLTKDLSQKEGFLFRVQKKLQNEKFISRAPAKVVELERQKEADAKAEIKKLRDSLAAWSET; encoded by the coding sequence ATGAAAGACAAGAGGGGGCGTACATCGCCTTATGATCCCAAAACAACAGAAGCTCGCTGGTATGAGTACTGGGAGTCCAAAGGATTTTTTCGGGCTGATCGTTTGAGTGGGCACCCACCCCACACGATTATGATGCCGCCTCCCAATGTGACGGGAGCCCTGCACATGGGACATGCGCTTCAGGATACGGTCCAGGACGCATTGACTCGGATGCGTCGTATGCAGGGCAGAGAGGCATTGTGGATGCCAGGCAAGGATCACGCCGGGATTGCCACGCAAAATGTTGTAGAGCGTGCCCTGAAGGAAGAGGAAAAGAAAAGTCGTTTTGATCTGGGGCGGGAGGCCTTTATCGAAAAGGTCTGGGAGTGGGTGGATGAATATGGAGACCGGATTCTTCAGCAAAAACGCCGTTTAGGAGACTCATGCGACTGGGAGCGCGAACGGTTCACAATGGATCCTGGATACGTGAAGGCAGTGCAGACTGTCTTTGTGAAATTGTACGAAGCGGGGCTCATTTATCGGGGACATTACCTTGTAAACTGGTGTCCAAAAGACCGGACTGCACTTTCTGACGAAGAGGTGGACAACGTTGAGCGCGATGGGTTTCTCTGGCATATCCGTTATCCATTGGCAGATGGATCCGGGCATATTACTGTTGCGACCACCCGCCCGGAAACGATGTTGGGTGATGTAGCGGTTGCCGTGAATCCCAAGGATGAACGTTATACAGATCTGGTCAATAAGCAAGTAGAACTGCCCCTGACCGGACGGAACATCCCTGTGATTGCCGATCATTATGTCCAACAGGAGTTTGGAACGGGGGTACTGAAAATTACTCCAGGTCATGACAAGAATGATTTTGAGGTGGGGAAGCGACATGAATTGGAGATCTTCAGTGTGATTGCCGAGGATGGAACGCTTACTGAAGAGTGTGGCCCGTATGCCGGTATTGATCGCTTCGAGGCGCGTGAGCGCATCGTAAAAGACCTGGAAGCAGGGGGACTGCTTGGAAAAATCGAGCCTTATAAAAGTACCGTTCCCATCTCACAACGCTCCAAGGCAGTCGTGGAACCGCTTTTGTCTCGTCAATGGTTTGTGAAAATGAAGCCATTGGCGGAACCTGCGATCACTGCGGTGAGGGATGGGACGATCAAGTTCTATCCACGGCGATGGGAGAACGAGTATTTCCGCTGGCTGGAAGGGATTCGGGATTGGTGTATCAGCCGCCAATTATGGTGGGGGCACCGAATTCCAGTTTGGTACTATACGGATTCCAGAGGCGAGGTTGATGAAGCTCAAGGGTTCGTGGTTTCGATCGAGCAACCAGAGCCAGGCATGGTCCAGGAGGAAGATGTGCTGGACACTTGGTTTTCATCTTGGCTCTTTCCGTTTGCCACGCTTGGCTGGCCGGAGGAAGACCCGGAAACCCAGGCGGATCTGGAGTACTTTCACCCGACAGATGTACTGGTATCGGGGTACGATATCCTGTTTTTCTGGATTGCCCGCATGATTATGGCCTCACTCTATTTCACCGGGCAAGTGCCTTATCGGGATATATTTATCACCGGTATGATCAAGGACAAACTTGGTCGCTGGATGTCCAAGAGTCTAGGGAACGGGATTGATCCGTTGGAATTGATTGAAGAGTATGGTGCGGATGCCGTTCGGTTTTATCTCACGATCTTGTGTGCACAGGGCCAGGATATCCGACTGGATCCCGCGGGCTTTCAGATGGGGCGGAATTTTTCTAACAAGATCTGGAATGCATTTAATGTATTCGGGCGGTTTATTGAACCCAAGAAAGAATATCGGCGCACCAGATCCATCGAAGAGCTTGAATTAGTCGAGCGTTGGATGCTTACGCGGCTTGCCGAGTGCATCGAATCTGTAGAAGGAGCTCTGGTCCGTTACCGGTTGAATGAAGCGGCGAACCTCCTGTACACGACGTTTCGGAGTGATTATTGTGACTGGTATCTGGAATTGGTCAAACCCCAATCTGGTTCAACCTTGTCCGAGGAGAGTATTGCACTTGCCATAGAGATCTATGAGCAATTGATTCAACTCCTGCATCCATTTATGCCATTTATCACGGAAGAGCTCTGGCATCGTCTTCGTCCTCGTGCTGAGGGCGAGGCGTGTATGGTTTCCAGATGGCCAGTTGCCAATGATGAACGTGATACCGTTGGAGCGGAGCAGTTTACATTTCTGCAAGAGGCAGTCACATCAATCCGGCATCTTCGCAGCCGCTATGGGGTTGCTCCCGGGAAAAAGATAGAAGTGACCCTGAGTGTATCAGAAGAGCAGTCGGGATTGACTGAAGTGATGATTGCCCATACAGAGTATTTCGCCAAGCTTGCCCGCGTAGAGCGTTTGCATGTGGGAGTAGATCTTCCCAAACCACCTCAGAGCACCTCTACGGTGGTGGGTTCTGCGGTGGTTTACGTCCAGGGTATGGTCGATCCGGCAGAGGAGCGTGAGCGTCTGACCAAAGACTTATCTCAGAAAGAAGGCTTCCTGTTTCGAGTCCAGAAAAAACTGCAGAACGAAAAATTTATCAGCCGTGCACCTGCCAAAGTAGTTGAGCTTGAGCGCCAAAAAGAGGCAGATGCCAAGGCAGAAATTAAAAAATTACGTGACAGTCTGGCGGCTTGGTCGGAAACATGA
- the aroC gene encoding chorismate synthase, which translates to MLRYLTAGESHGEALVGIVEGMPSGVPLTADMINHHLARRWLGFGRGGRAKFEQDQVHIYSGVRFSKTIASPIALRLDNAAYTRDKSGWPQVMALDGDGEGIDPVTLPRPGHADLEGVRKYGFDDIRPVIDRASARETAMRVACCTVARQLLKEFGIQVGSHVLRIGKVGWQNEESWYEQRNELLSNGAEAVNDQADQSQVRILDEELSNACVDHIKEAKSAGDSLGGVYEVIVTGVPPGLGSYVHWDRRLTGQLAQAILSIQAQKAVEIGDGIANTSRLGSEVHDEIYLNDARDYQRGSNRAGGLEGGMTNGMPIIVRGYMKPIPTLIKPLGTVDMASGEPQPTRYERSDVTSVPAASTVAEATVAWVIANAFLEKFGADSLDEMRKRFADTT; encoded by the coding sequence ATGCTGCGATACTTAACCGCCGGCGAATCGCATGGTGAGGCGCTGGTTGGAATTGTTGAGGGGATGCCGTCAGGAGTGCCACTCACGGCGGATATGATTAATCACCATCTGGCTCGACGCTGGCTGGGATTTGGTCGTGGAGGGCGAGCGAAGTTCGAACAGGATCAGGTGCATATTTACTCAGGCGTGCGTTTTTCCAAAACAATTGCCAGTCCTATTGCACTGAGATTGGATAATGCAGCATACACTCGGGATAAGAGTGGATGGCCACAGGTGATGGCCCTTGATGGGGATGGGGAGGGGATTGATCCGGTCACCTTGCCACGTCCTGGCCATGCAGATCTGGAAGGGGTGCGCAAGTATGGGTTTGATGATATTCGACCCGTAATTGATCGCGCAAGTGCACGCGAAACAGCCATGCGCGTGGCATGCTGTACAGTTGCTCGTCAATTGCTCAAAGAATTTGGGATACAGGTGGGGAGTCACGTACTTCGGATCGGGAAGGTTGGTTGGCAAAATGAGGAGAGCTGGTACGAACAAAGGAATGAACTTCTAAGCAATGGCGCCGAGGCAGTCAATGATCAGGCAGACCAGAGCCAGGTGCGTATACTTGATGAAGAACTCAGTAACGCGTGCGTAGATCATATCAAGGAGGCAAAAAGCGCCGGTGATTCACTCGGAGGGGTTTACGAAGTGATTGTGACGGGAGTGCCGCCAGGGCTGGGGTCCTACGTCCATTGGGACCGGCGATTAACTGGGCAACTCGCCCAAGCAATCCTTTCAATCCAGGCTCAGAAAGCAGTGGAGATTGGTGACGGAATTGCGAACACGTCACGCCTGGGCTCAGAAGTACACGATGAAATTTATCTGAATGATGCACGAGATTATCAGCGTGGATCTAATCGTGCAGGTGGACTAGAAGGTGGAATGACGAACGGGATGCCCATTATTGTGCGGGGATACATGAAGCCGATTCCCACATTGATCAAACCGTTGGGTACGGTGGATATGGCGAGCGGTGAGCCCCAGCCTACGCGCTATGAACGAAGTGACGTGACTAGCGTCCCTGCGGCCTCTACCGTAGCGGAGGCGACCGTAGCTTGGGTAATCGCCAATGCATTCTTGGAAAAATTCGGCGCAGATTCTCTGGATGAGATGCGGAAACGTTTTGCGGATACCACCTAA